CAAGATTATTACATTTCATTGGTAACTCAAAAAGGACTAGGTAAAAGAGTTTCACTTAACAAATTTTTAATCACAAGACAGTCTAAAATTTCAAATGCAATAACTCTAAAAGATGATGATCGCCTAGTTGATGTTAGAGTATCAAAAGGAAAGCAAAATATCATTCTTTTTACCAACTTTAATAACGTTGTTAAATTTAGTGAAGATGCCCTTCCTGTTATATCAACTAAAGGTCAAGGAAATAAGATGATTCAGCTAAGTGAAGGCGAAAAAGTTAGTGCAATGTCAATAACAAAAACAACTGACAATTTAATTTTAATTACTAATAAAAATAATTTAATAAAAGTTCCTACTTCACATTTTAAATTTACTCCAAGAGCAGCTAAAGGTAAAAGAATCTCTGAAGAGTTAAAACTAGGCTATCAAAAAATTGTTTTAGCTTATAATCAAAATTTGCATCATAAGTTGATTTTGGTAAAAAATGAACTTGAAAAAATTGATCCATCAAAAATAGTAAATTTTAAAATAACAAAACTAAATGCTGATAATTTTTTCTTTAGACAAACTTATGATTTTAAAGTTAAAAATAACCTTAATAGAATAAGTGAAAACACAAGTGAATTTTCATTTGATCAAAGCGAAAATAATCAAAATGATTTTGAAAAAGATGAATTGAATAAAACTCAAACAATAAAGAAAAATTTCAATGAAAAAAATGATAAAGATCAAGAGCAAAATAATTTTTCAAAAGCTGAAAATTCAACACAAGAAAAACTAGAAATCAAAAACCAAAGCAATGCAAAAAAAACAAAAGATTTTCAGTTAAACTTTTTTGATAAAAATGAAAAAGATGATCAAAAAGATAATGATCCAGATAAGCTTTTTGACAAATTAGAAAATTTTATTGATAGTATTGAAATTAATGACATTGATTCATATTTGAAATCAAGAAGAAATAAAAAAGAAAAAGAAAAAAACAAAGGATAAAAATGAAATTAAATAAAAAAATAATTTGATCATCGGCTCTTTCAATAACTTCGATTATTTCACTAGCTACTTTTATAAGTTGTAGTGGCCAAAAAGAAACAATTGTTGTAGAAACACAAATAAGTAGTGATAATAAAAATCTTATAGATCAAAAAATAAAATCATCACTAAAAAACAACTATCTTAGTCTTGGATCTTTTGATAAATATTTGCAAGTTGATTTAGCAAGAAACTATGATAAAGAATTTATAAAATTTTATAGAGATACTTTAAATAAACTAGAAGAAACTAGAGGAGAAATTGCTTCAAAAATTCTATCACTTAATTTATCTAATTCTTCTTATTATCAGGAATTAAATAATTTAAAAAGTGAATTTAAAAATTTAATCTCTCTTTCAGAAAGTGAATATAAAAAAGCAATAAAAAAAGTCAACTCTTCTATAAGTGATAGTGATATTGAAACAAAAGATTTAAAAAACTTTAGTGAGTTAAAAAGCTTTTTAAAAACCCACTTTATTGAGTATAAAAATGTTGATTTTAATAAGTTAAATGCTTTTGAATTAAGTGAATTTTTAGAAGATGAAATATTTACAATGTTTTTAACTAGAATAAGTATTAAAGAAAATTTAAATGCAGAAACATCTTTAAAAATTTTAGGACAACTTTTACATCTAAGTTTAAAAAAACAACTACAAGTTATTGCCATTGCCATAGCCTCTGAAGATATCAAATTAGAGCAATCAATACTATCTTATAAAAAACAAAATCCAAAGTTATTTATTCAAAAAGAAAAAACTAAAATTGAACCATCTTTAAAAGCAAAAGTTGAACAAAGCAAAACAGAACTTGAAAAACTTGAAAAATCATTTGAACAATTAATTTCAAAGTATGAAAAAGCTAAAAATACAAATGTTATTGCTGAAGAAAATTTTACTAATGCTAGAAGACAGTTTTATTCAATATTAAATGACTTTAATGGATATAAAACTAATGAAATAAATATATTTGGTCAAAATATTAAAAATGGTCTAGTTAAAAATTTAACTTCACTACAAGAGAAAATAGGTCAAATTTCATATCTTCCAATTCTTACAATAAATCAAATTAATGCTTTTTATAAAATAACCCAAGATGCAAAAAATGTAGCTAATTCTCTGGCTGTAAATTCAAAGTTTATTTTATACAATTTAAATGCTTTTTTAGCTTCTGTAGAATTAATAAAAAAATCTTTAAATAATTCAAAGGACAATCAAGAAATAAATGCATTTAAAAATGATCTTGAAAAAATTTTAAATGATTTAAAATCTCAAGATTTAACTTCACTAAGTGATTCAATATTTTCTCTTTCAATAGAAGTTCAAAAAAACTTTGCTCTAGCTCAATCTTTTTTACTTCAATACGCTTTTGATACTATTGCAGATCTTAATGAAGAAAAATATAAATTAATATAAAAATTTTTAAATCTAAAAAAGTTAATAGTTTAAAAATATAAATAAACTATATATAAAACAAGTAATTAAAAATGAAAGGAAAAAAAGTGATAAAAGTTTCAAATGAAAAAGAATTTCCAATAAGTTTAAAATTAATTTTTAAACAAGAAAATATGAATGATTTTTTAATCCAAGAAGATCATCAAATAACAGAGATTAACTCTGAAAATACTTTGTATTATTTTGTAAAAGACAAATCAAAATATGATATTAAATTTTTTAAAAAAGCTGCCTCAAAAATTGTGGAAAATCAAAATAGAAATTTAAATATTGACATTTCTAGTTTTTCTCATAATTCAATAGCACTTGAGAGTATTGTTAAAATATTTGTAGAAAAATATGAATTTAAACATGCAAATTTATTTAAAGAAAAAGATAAAGATGATAAACAATATTCAATCAATCTTTATGTTAGTGATAAACAAAAAATATTAGTTTTAGAAACTTTACTTGAAAAAACTCTTATTTTGACAAATGCTTTAAATACTGTTAGAAAACTTCAAATATATCCACCAAATATTTGTAATTCTGAGTGGTTAGCTGATTTTGTTTATGAAGATTTAAAAAAAATAGATTCACTAAAAATTAATATCTACAATAAAAGTCAAATAGAAGATTTAGGTATGAACTTGTTTTTGTCAGTAAATAAAGGAAGTGCATATGAGCCTAGATTAGTTTCTATTGAATATAACGGTGATCCAAGTTCAGAAGAAAAAACAGTTTTAGTTGGTAAAGGAATTACATTCGACTCTGGAGGATATAACATTAAAACTTCACATATGGGTGGGATGAAATTTGACATGTCAGGAGCTGCCATTGCAGCTTATGCCCTAAAGGCAATGGCTCAACTTCGAGCAAAATCAAATTTTGCAGCTCTTATGTTAATTACTGACAATCGTTTAAATAGCGTTGCAAACATTCCTGATTCAGTTTGAAAATCAATGAATGGAAAAACTGTTGAAGTAACTGATACTGACGCTGAAGGAAGATTAGTTTTGGCAGATGGAATAACTTTTGCCATTAGAAAACTAAATGCAACTAGAGTAATAACAATAGCAACTTTAACCGGAACTATTTTATATACTCTAGGAACTTCTTACACCGGAGGATGAGCTACAAACAATAAAACTTGAAAAGAGCTTTTATCAGCTGCTAAAAAACATGATGAACCTATTTGAAGATTACCTTTAAATGAAGACTACATTGAAAGCTATAAAAAATCAAAAGTAGCTGATTTGGTTAATTGATCAAGTGCTTCAAAACCTGATTCAAATAGTGCTGCTATGTTTTTAAAAGAATTTACTGAAGAAAAAGATTTTGTTCATCTAGATATAGCAGGAACCGCTGAAATAGAAGGTGAACCTCAAGGAGTGCTTGTTAAAACATTGGCTCAATTAGCTCTTGATATATAAGTTTTTCAAAATTTAAAAAAATACATTTTAAATTAGCTACATAAGTAGCTTTTTTATTTTCTTAAATTTTTCCAAAATTTGTCATGTCTTTTTTTATTTTTTGAAAAAAATTACTTTTTTAG
The sequence above is a segment of the Mycoplasmopsis pulmonis genome. Coding sequences within it:
- a CDS encoding M17 family metallopeptidase, giving the protein MKGKKVIKVSNEKEFPISLKLIFKQENMNDFLIQEDHQITEINSENTLYYFVKDKSKYDIKFFKKAASKIVENQNRNLNIDISSFSHNSIALESIVKIFVEKYEFKHANLFKEKDKDDKQYSINLYVSDKQKILVLETLLEKTLILTNALNTVRKLQIYPPNICNSEWLADFVYEDLKKIDSLKINIYNKSQIEDLGMNLFLSVNKGSAYEPRLVSIEYNGDPSSEEKTVLVGKGITFDSGGYNIKTSHMGGMKFDMSGAAIAAYALKAMAQLRAKSNFAALMLITDNRLNSVANIPDSVWKSMNGKTVEVTDTDAEGRLVLADGITFAIRKLNATRVITIATLTGTILYTLGTSYTGGWATNNKTWKELLSAAKKHDEPIWRLPLNEDYIESYKKSKVADLVNWSSASKPDSNSAAMFLKEFTEEKDFVHLDIAGTAEIEGEPQGVLVKTLAQLALDI